The following coding sequences lie in one Osmerus mordax isolate fOsmMor3 chromosome 13, fOsmMor3.pri, whole genome shotgun sequence genomic window:
- the hsd17b12b gene encoding very-long-chain 3-oxoacyl-CoA reductase-B — MSSNGELILRTVETPLFWIGVLTTAWVSVCSIYRLLSGIRVWVLGNGRLVSPTNLGKWAVVTGATDGIGKAYAEELARRGFSIVLISRTQEKLDEVSKSIESTCGVETKTIAADFSALDIYHKIEAGLAGLEIGVLVNNVGISYSYPEFFLNVPNLDSFIDTMININITSVCQMTRLVLPRMVERKKGAILNISSASGMYPVPLLTIYSASKAFVDFFSRGLDAEYKSKGIIIQSVLPFYVATKLSKIRRATLDKPSPQRYVAAELNTVGLESQTNGYLPHSILGWLTTALLPARLLNSYVMGMSLSQRSRYLKKQKQG; from the exons ATGTCGTCGAACGGAGAGCTTATTCTGCGCACGGTGGAAACGCCACTTTTTTGGATTGGTGTATTGACTACGGCCTGGGTGTCAGTGTGCTCCATTTATCGATTGCTCTCCGGGATCAGGGTATGGGTACTGGGGAACGGCCGGTTGGTATCACCAACTAACCTCGGAAAATGGGCAG TTGTGACGGGAGCTACGGACGGAATCGGGAAAGCCTACGCGGAGGAG CTCGCTCGTCGGGGCTTTTCTATTGTGCTCATCAGCCGTACTCAGGAAAAGCTGGATGAAGTCTCCAAGTCAATTG AAAGTACATGCGGTGTTGAGACCAAAACCATTGCAGCAGACTTCAGTGCTCTAGACATTTATCATAAGATTGAAGCTGGTCTTGCTGGACTAGAGATTGGTGTATTAG TGAATAATGTTGGAATCTCCTACTCTTACCCAGAATTCTTCCTCAATGTTCCCAATCTGGACAGT ttCATAGACACTATGATCAACATCAACATCACATCTGTCTGTCAG aTGACACGTTTGGTGCTACCCCGgatggtggagag AAAGAAGGGTGCCATCCTTAACATCTCCTCAGCCAGTGGAATGTATCCTGTTCCCCTCCTCACTATCTACTCCGCCTCCAAG GCATTTGTGGACTTCTTCTCCCGGGGGCTAGATGCTGAGTACAAGAGCAAAGGCATCATCATTCAG AGCGTCCTGCCATTCTACGTGGCAACCAAGCTGAGCAAGATCCGCCGGGCCACGCTTGACAAGCCCAGCCCACAGCGCTATGTGGCTGCAGAGCTCAATACGGTCGGACTGGAGAGTCAGACCAACGGCTACCTACCCCATTCTATCTTG GGATGGTTGACCACAGCCCTGCTTCCTGCAAGGCTCCTGAACAGTTATGTGATGGGAATGAGCTTGTCTCAGCGCTCTCGCTACCTGAAGAAACAGAAGCAGGGTTAA